The sequence aaatgcaTTTGATCTTGTCATTATGCTGCTTGTAAAATTGATTAACTCAGTTAATCCCAACATCCTctcctgtcatctcttgtatgATATTTTGTAGGATCTGAGATGTAATGGCAAGGCCacagctagagagcttgtttatataattcaggagctctgtcttctgtatatcagagagctttttcttatattgaGAGGCTGCTTcattctgagcaagttgcaagtctttATGCTGTTGGTGCAGGGTCTCTTGattaactgagtactttctcaCAGTTGCAGCATAATTTGGGGTCTCttgtgattcaagatctttaattgcaagcctaattgaggtgttgttgaccatgttgttgcatattgaatgttgaatgttggaggaattttggtggtggaagatttggcttgtttagtggtgtggcttgcttagtggtgaactaccttacaCGCGTGGCCAGATGTCGATGTGTAAAGTGCGCAACATATGTTTGAAGGTTCAAGGCCTTCTAGCTGCCGTAACTGCTCTAGGGACTGTTCCCAGCCCCTGCATTTTTACAGCTTTCTCTTATCGCGTATTAATTTTGTTGCTTGTCTGGGGCCTGCTCAGGGACTGCTAACTCTCTCAGCTGTGAGATTGCATTGAGTTGGGGATCTAGTCTACTACGGAAGCTCTCAGGTGTATCTTTCATGAAACTACCCTCCTGTATAATAGTTTGAGACATGGCATAATTTTTAAGTGAATGGACATAGATCCAAGAACACTCTCTTGGGTCAGATGTTCTATTGAGGGCATCTGTCTCAAGAAAATCCTCTTGTGAAGAAATACCTGGCCTGGGCCAATGTTACAAACTAGTTACGAAATAACCACTGGATCGCCACTGGCCAGAAGCTTCATGGAACACAGCAGAAGGTGACATTGTATATGTGAGGTCTATATAATAGAGGTTAATTGCTTGGATTCTGGAGAGAGGCAAGCAATCAGTCTTCCGTTCTTTAAATATACTGTGAAAGTAGCTAGTTAAGAATCTATATGGTCGCAGCATCAGAGAAATTGACACCAAGGTCATATGCCTACTTCATACAACGCAAGATGCGCTCTAAGCAAGATATTGTGTCATTATACAATTCCCGGGATCAGCCCGATGGGACTCTTGCACTGACCCTCATCGACTTCCCCCGCTGAGTCTGCCATGAGTTAGTGACTGCGGCTCGTGACGAGTAACTAGACGAGAAACTTACGCGAGGCATTCTCCAAGGCCGATGACCGAAACGTAGTTAAAGCCCAGAGTCTCCAGCTGTACAGTGTAGCATCACCAGCTTTGTTTCCGCTCCCTCGTCAGGATGATACTTGTGGAATAGCGATGTAAACCGGGCGATGCCGCCAAAGCTTTAAATGAGCATCGAACCCTGGAATGACTGGTTCATCACTCGACACGGGTAAATCCGTGGCGGCCGCCGTGGACTGGTCCACAAGGACCCAGATCTAAGCGCCGTGAGGCTCGTTCTGGACTGCCAGCTTCAAACACCCATGTCTTCCCAGAACTCTATCCGGCCTGGATCTATATCAGCTTCACTCTTCAACGGCACGGCGTAAACTGCCAATAAGCCCTGATTTCATCCCTCATAAAGCATTCACGCTTCAATATTAGGGCATATAAAGATGAAGCGAACGATGCTTTGTTTCACCAAAGCCGGAACGAGATTGCTACCCTTTCTTGCGAATCAAACGTCGCCACGGTGAGGTTTGGTGGCTGGGATGTTCTCTCGTTGGCGcgatcatcttcatcttcataGCTCCATCCTCAGTCCCAGCCTCCCCCCTCTCGCTAAGGAAAACTTCACCCAACCACCTCAAATAATACCTTTCAGAGGAGCCAGGGCCATGAAATGTGACGAGGTAATCATGGCTCTTGTCATTAATAATGGGCCTCCCCACTCCGGCTCTGCGAgtttctttctttccccTGCGCTCCCTTCACTTCGCCTTTCTTTCACCCCCGGCGCCCATTGAATGAATGACGCAGAATGGTCTCCAGTGGAACTGCTACCTTGAAAACTGTTGACAGTAAGTTTGAAAGTATTCGCTCCTGGTTCTGTGTACTCGCAAAACATCCCAAAGAGCACACACAGCACTGTTTTTTGGTGCTCGCTAACGGTGATTCGCGATGGCTCCAGGAAGCAGGCCGCAGTTGGTTCACACTCCCTCGCAGCAATCCGTTGCTGCGTCCTCTGACTATTATTCGTTGTCCGATGCCACTGTCAGCTCCGGACAAAGCAGGATCACGGTAGTTCGATACCAGACACCTCCGTCACGGACGGTAACTCCCGCGGAGAATATGATAAACAGTGCCCCGAGGGATCAAGCTGGCAGGCAGTCGGATCCTCAACTGGCCGGTTCCGCTTTTCGGGCTGGCGCACGAACAGATACAGCAACTCCCACTCCGGGCGTCGAtgatactccgtacattcgTTTTGCAATCGATCAACTGACCCGCGATGAAGAACTGCGTGGTCAGGGTCGCCAGGGAACCATTGTCAGCACGGAAGACTATCCCATTGAACGAATCATCCCCGATGAAGGCTTAGGATATTATACACCTCCTTTAATACGGCGGGCGGATGAGCCAGAGCAGCCGGAACAGCCACAACAACCGCAACAGGAGCCCGAAAATCCTCCCCAACATGACCCGGCTGGTGAGCAAGATAGCATCCGTTTTTACAGCCAGTTCTAACAACTTTATTCTAGCATTTTTTATTCCAGTGGATCCCCCACGAGACAGATATCAATATCCTCCGCTTACCGCTGCTCCGTGCATCCTCCGTCCATTGCTACTTTGCCCTCTCATCTTTTCATGTCTCTGTATGATTGCTGCACTGGTTTTCTGCAGCGTATGGTGCCAAAAGTACGACTGGTTATGGGAATATAACGGTTTCGGGGGTTCGAGGTATTTCGTTTTCGAATTTCTGCCCCAATTGCTGGCGATTTTGATCGTTATTTGCGTCTTTGTCGTTCAAGCCGCTGTCTATCGGGTGATCCCCTTCTCCATCATTGCTCGAACGATCAACCGGCAACGTGCCCTTCAGAACTTGCCCATGTTTCCACGGAACTTCCTCTTACCCGATCTGTCCCACTTCCAACATGGTGAACCATTGATTGGGGCTTGTCTTCTTGTTATCTGGGCGACGAACTTCATTACCGTTCCACTTCAGAGCTGCCTTTTCCAGCCAAAATGGTACGCTGGTGGCGGTGAGGCCGGGTTTAAGTGGACCACCGTTCAGCCCATTGCCTGGTTGCTGGTCGCAGTATACGCGCTTCTTGCAGCAGCCCTTGTTGCAATAGCGCTCCGGTTTAACTTGGGAGTCACCGGACTACAGTGGGACCCGATCTCCCTCGCCGATATCATTCCAATGATTCAGAAATCCAATATTTTGCATGACTTTGATCAGGCTGAAATCGCCGATAGAGTGGAAGAATTCCTTCCTCCGCGCCCGGTTCGTCTAGGATACTGGAAAACCTCAATGCACCAGGAAATTTTCTACGCGATAGGAGAAGAAAATGCACCATTGCATCGCCTGCCAGAACGGAGCGAGGTTCGTAATGAAAAATCTCGCGCGAAAGAAATGGAAACCGAAGAGGTTGATGTAGAACGGCAGCAACTTAACGACAAAAACTCTTTCGAAAGAAACCTGCACTCTCCATTTATTCGATTCCGATGGGCTCCTTGGTTCCTGCGGGATACTTTTGTAGTAGCTTGGATCGTGATTGCGGTCGTCCTTCTCATCGCTTTCATGGTTGTTAGCTTCGTCAATCAACCCATACGGAACGGGTTCGCCCCTCTTCTTTCGACGGTTGTGTCATCCTCAGGTTTCTCTCCGTCTAATTTTCTTTACAGCTTTATTCCGGCGCTGATTGGAAACTTCTTTTTTCTGGCCTGGCAACCTCTGGATGTTTATTTCCGCGCTATCCAGCCTTTTGcatctctctcctctccctccGGAACCTCCGCTGAATCAAGCCTCCTCCTGAGCTATAATTCGTGCTTTCCTGTGGAGATCACTTTTGTTGCTCTGGCTAATCGTCACTACAAAGTCGCATACATCTCCTTTGTTGCGTTGGTATCTCTAGCAATCCCAGTCCTTGCCGGCGGCATGTTCATGGCTGAATGGTATTCTGGGGAAAGCGAGCTCCGAGTTTCGACGCACCTACCCGCATTTTATGCCCTCATCGCATTTGTTATGCTCTACGCCCTGTCTTATTCTATCCTCTGGCCCCGCCGAAAGAGATACCTCCCGCATAAGCTCTCCACCTACACGGATCTGATCAGCTTTTTGTACCAAAGCCCCCTTCTCTCGGATAAAACGTTCCGTGAACCGAAGACCAAAGTAGATTTGGTCACTCGGACAATCATCCCGCCTCCAGGAGAGGGCGGGACGGCGCTCTATGCCTTTGGAGTCTACCATGGACTAGATGGCAAGGAACACCTAGGAATCGATAGGCTAAGACGTCCGGAAAGGGGCGAAATGTTGGTTTCTCCACCACCGGGTGGTCGACCATTTTCGATGTAGCGATATTTTCTGTCTGCATTTTCTGTTGCATCCATGGAGTCTAAATTTCGGAATGTTCGCGCATACAGTGGTGGCTCTTTGGGGTTTATTTGGTTTCTGTGAATTTTTTATGAATGCCTAATGATAATGATTGATGTCGATGAGATAGACTATTCAGAAGCCTTACAAAAAACGAAAGTGAAATGAATATGAATACGAGAGGACGCATCTAGATGCCAGGCTTATGAAGTTTCCGAATCGCTTCGTTTTCGTGATTGCTtctattttccttttttttttttttttttttttaaaaaaaaccCTCGTTTGCTCGCATACAAGCTTCCAAAGTCCTGACTTAAGTTAACCACGAACAACCTGTGTATTTAAACCAGAAGATGTGTATAGATACGAAATTAGATATAATCAAAAATAGCTCGATTAAATCCACCAAGTAGAAAGTCAATAAAGAAATTTCCTCACTAGATTATGCAACCGACTCTgtcgttttttttttctcctgcTATCCCCTCGATTCCCCGCAGCGCTTGTACCTGATGAGCTCGACAATGAGCCCTCAAGAACATCACTACTATCCGGCGACAAGTCATTACCACTCCGGCCTTGGCTCGAGCTTGCTGCTTGTACATCTTGGGTGGGTTCGATATCGGAAGCTGGAGGTCTCCGTTTCTCCTCCCATTCAAAATTAGCGCTTTCACGGGGCGGTGCAAGGCCCAGATGGACAGATTCCAGAACTTCTCTCGCTTGCTTATGTATAAACGGATAGGAGCCATTGGTAGAATCCCTGAATTCGATTTGTTCGTTGGGAGTGACTGCAGGTGACAAGGGATTTGATGATCCTGGGCTCTGATCGCTTATCGTAGAGGTTGCCTGTAACGGGAAGCGAATCGTTTTTTCGTCGACATTGCCCTCGGAAGGGGTGTTTTTGACTTGCAAATATTCCAGAATAGCGGCTTTTTGGAGGCTGATTTCTTGTCCTGTATACGGGGATCTCCGGGGAAAGTCCTGATTTGATAATATATGCTCCCGATTCTTAGAACTGCCGGGCCTGTCAGTATTTGACGAATTTGATATATTGAAATATGCGACATTGCCTCGTTCTGCTGGTCTCCCCCTAGTCTGAGGCCCAATTTGCAAGAATCCTCCGTATCCCCCGGTCCTTTCAGGTCGTCCCCTACCGTTAGAACTAGAGCTCAAAACCCGTGGAGTGTCTTCCGTAGTCGCCATAGGTGCCGAGGGCATTTTGCGAATTGATAGCGGAGGGACCTGCATCGAATCTTGGCGCATAGGGAATTTTCCTTTGTGAAGCGCGCATGACGCTGGTAATGAAGTTTGGTGAGTATGGTGAGTATGGTTCGTGGAATCAATGCCCAGGTGTTCATCGGGCTCATTTCTATTCGCTGTGAAGTTCGGCAACGTTTCATGAGAACCTAGTCTCTCTTGATGGCGAGTCTGGGGTGACATAGGTCGGGCTAAATTCAGCCTTACTGGCGAATGTAACCGATTCCCTGGTGCCGGTGATTCTGTGTGTCTCTGCCCTGGAGTATCGTCCCAGGTATAATTAAACATCGTGTATAGACTATCCCCTGTATTGGGGCTCCTGTGGTAATTTCTTGCATTAACCTGTTTTCGCCGCGGCCGGGCTGTTCTAGCGCTATCTTCGGAGTCGTAGACGCTGTCCTCGGGCATGTGCCTATATTTTTCAATGATTGACGAAACAGAAGACGTTACGGCTGATGCGAGCGACTGCGATGCACTGTCATCTATTGACTCGTTGCCGATTGTCACCACGTCTAGATCAAGGTTTTGTATGTGAGACTGTGGAAACGGGGAATGAGAGGACATCACGGCATGATCGGTGACTTCTGGCGGGGGTCGGGGAAAGTGTTCCGGGTTCACTTGCATAGGGGGGTATCCATTCATATGACCTGGTGCGTGAGGACCCTCTAGAAGGGGGGGACCAGTCCTGGATCTCAGGTTTTCAACTGGGGTCGGAATCGTAGCACGAGTCCCAAGGCCCCTTTCTAGTTTCTCAGGGCCAGCGTTATGGCTGTCGCGGGTGCGCTTGTGACGTCGACCTATCCGGAAGAGACCGACAAAAAGGCCGAAAACCATGAAAGCGGCGAGGATGATCAGGGCCACCAGAGCTGCAGAAACAGGCTCAGATTCTGTTCTGGCTAACACTGGGAAGGATCGCCTAGTCCTTTTGGCTTCGGGTGTAACATGCCCAAACAAGGGTCCGACGGGGAGAACAGCAATCATCATCCAAGTGCACTGGGGCTGTTGCTTTCTGATAAACCCTGAAATCCAATATGCATGTTGCCATTGATATGAATGTGCCacaagaagaaagagacagCTTGAAAGATGCTAGAAAGTGAAAGGAAAGGTGGTATCCAACAAAGCAAACGAATGCTAGATACTGTGGTGACCTTTGTGCAGAGATTTAGATGGGGAACTCCCAAATTTCATATGATATAAGCCCTTGAAGCCATCAATTCTAAGTGTGAATTGAACTTGGGACATGGCAAGTTAATGAAAAAAGTGAATGTAAACCTTTTTTGTTGGTAAAGTTAAGACTCCATCATCTGTGAAACATTCTGTTTTCTCAAGGTGCTGTTATTTCCAGGATCGTCACGGCGGGAGTTCAATTCTAGCCCAAAGGTCAATAAGGCAATGGGGGGATTTGCGGGGGCAAGTTTGCATTGTCTCTATGTTAACACCAGTGCCTATTACATACTGTTAGGATGTTCGGTCCACCGGCGAATTTTATCCGGGCGTGCCTCAACCCCGAGCGATTGTGAAGATGTGCTTTTCCCAGGAGCTATGACCTTGCCACGGGTAGAAGGATAGGGGTAAAGACAATGTTATTTTGTAGCATGGTGTGGTAGTTGTGTTTTGAAGGCGACGTACTTTCGATAAGATTTCCTCGTCCGCTGGGCCTTAAATCATCGAGTAAAACGTCAATACTCCTTCACAGATATGGGTTTTATGTGGCAACAGTATGCACAGGCCGCTCTGGCTGCAGTTAGGGTCAATGCGAGCCTGCAAATGATCTGATGAACCGCAACTTTGAAGTTTCTGGAATAGAGGATTCGTTCTTCGAAAATTGGGCTTTTACTCCTTGACCCCGGCCCGTAGTACGCTAGTGAGAGTGTAATAGGGACGATAACGTAGCACACAGGTAACCATTATGGCCACAGAGGATGGCTTGTCGCAACTGGGTCAGCAATCGACCCGGACGGGGCGTTGTGACATAGAGCTAGGGATTGAGAGACGATGATCCGCGATTGTAGTGGGCGAGAAGTGACAGAAAAACGAGTTACTTTCTGCCAAAAACCAGAAAGCCACAAGGGCCTTCAAACTATTTCTCAGGGAAGTTGGACAATTTGTGAGTATCATGGCTGAGAGATGTGTCTGTCCACAGCCCCAATAGGCTGGGGTGAAGTCGTCGCAGATTAGGATGTGAATTTCGCAATTATGCAATTGTTTCTTCCAGGTCTCACTCAGCACATGCTTCAGTGGCAAGCACTGGCATTCATCCCGGCTGCAATGATGAAAAGGACCGAGCCCTTCCATTGTGCAATTGGTGATTAAGACCTATGACAATTTGATGAATGTTTCTTGACTTGTTGATCGATTCGGAGTGGATTATTTATTATCCAGACAACACAAGTTATAACAACCTCCTCCCCTTGTTCACTGGATGTAACTAAATTACTTCTCCAGGTGGCTGATATATACAAGTGTAatggatgtatgtatgtacatacaacAAGCTAAACAACTGGATGAGCCATTGGCATCTGGGTTCTTCTCCATCCGAATCTGCATCCGGCAAAACCCGAGTTCAAGGCGCCCTTGACAGTCTCGATGAAGTTGCCGTTGGCATACGCTTGGCTGGCGTCCCACAACATCACGCCGCCGAAGCTGGAGAACTTCCTGGAGTACTTGACAATTTCTGCGAGCTTTGATGCGTCCACGTACCCAGACCCGGCAGCTCTCTGATTTGCCGGGGCGCCGACGATGACCTTCACCTTTTTGTTCTTTGACACGGTCTTGGCCCACTCGTTCCATTCGCCCAGGTTAAAGGATTTTTGCTCTTCTTGTCCAGGCTCGAAGGTGTTCAAACCGCAAAAATTGTTATAAAACTGGACGAAAACAGCGTCAAAATCGACTTTACCTTCGAGCATCTCCTTGTTATACAGATCTGGGTAAGGGCATTGCGGTGCAACCGTTAAGAAATACTTCTTGGAAGCATCGGCCGCCATCAAGCTCCGCAGCCGATTCGCAAAGGGCACCATGTTACGGACGGTCGCCTCAAAGTCGAGATCGAAGCCATCCACGGTAGCATCTCCAAATGGGCGCGGCCTTGATGAATTCTTCTGAGGTCCAAATGTTTCCCAAATCAGGTTCGCGCCAGCAATGGCTTCCTCTTCCGTTCCAAACCCCCCTTCACTATACGTCGCCCCTCCAATGGATAGAATAATGGTTTTCCCTTTGCCTTGGCACTTGGTAATGTCCGCTCTGGGTCGAACCTATGTCAGCCCTGAAACAAGTCTGCTTGCGAATTTCAATTCACGATGGATTTTGGCTTACCCAATCTGGGGGCAATTTAGCAAGTCCGTGCCGGGGAAAGTTGTACAGTTGTCGCCCTGGTTGGCAAAATTGACTTGAGGTGCACCACCAATTCCATTGATCACTGTCACGAAGGCGAGCTGGAATACCTGAAAGTGGAATCTGTAAGTATGGGAATAGTACGCAGATCGAAACCTTTTCATTTCATACGTCAATGTTCGTGTCTATTTGATGCATTCCTTAGTTCTCTTGCTGACATGCTGATCATTTCTCACTAAATTACGGATATGATCACCCACTTTCACAATAGTAACCCAGGGGTTGTTGCGTTAGATTGCCAGAGCCTTGGTTATAGGAGTTCTGTCCTACACGGTACTGCCTTAGCAAATGTCCTTCGAAAGCTGATGTCCTGGTGGATGTCGGTGACTACACACCCCAGTAAACAGCGAGGTTGCTTGCTGAATCGGTGTCGAGGCGGGCATATGCAGCGTTGAAGAGCCCTATCACGGGTAGAAGGGCAGTTCGAAGACAATACATGTTCTATCAGAATTCATAAATTGTCCTTTTGATTAGCATCGCCCTAAGGGGGGAGGTATTGATTCCATGCATAACATCTTCCAAAGGTGAAGGAAGGAATAGGAGCCCCCTTTATATTCCTCTGGCCCCGGGATTTTTGTATCTTGCGCATGGCGGATTCTCCAGTCCTCACGCCCAAAGATGCCTGGGAACATGCCAACTGTCGTAGTGGGACGGCATGCACGCGGCCATCGCGAGGATGGTCATCCTGAAACGGTATCTCAAACAGCCGGAGAGATTTTGACGAGGGAGGGTGGACTAATGGAATGTGACCGTACGGTATGTGGCCAGCTTCTCATCATGAGAAAACGATGAGTTCAATGGATAATCCATCTGAAATCCATGGAGGGTCATCGATGCAGCGTGGAGGGTTGCAGAGGCGAGTTTTATCGTGCTGTTTCCATCCAGCATGCATTCCCGGAGCTCCCACCTCAAGATCTGAGATCTCAGAATGGTGCAGAGCTGGAGCTGACCCTCCAAAATCTGGATAGCCTGCCGAAGATCAAAAGAGATCTTCATACTAAAAGGGCATGAGTGTAGATAAAAGGCGTCGTCACGTCCATGGTGGTGGGTGTGGTTGTTGAGAAAATAAACTGTGCAGGTTCCGACGGAGGTCAGGTTTCACGTTTCATGTTCATCCCACGAATCAAAACATGATTTTTTAGGTTTTTCATGGCCCGGCCATGAGGAGAAAATAGGTGTAATTGCATTTTGTAGGAATTTTAAGGCCCTGTGATGCTGTCAGAGCGGACGAGGATGATCTGCAGGATCATGCGTAACCAGCGATCACCCTCACTACAGCAGAGAAACTAGACTAGGTGGCAACCAGAATGCAGTCCTTATACAACCAGGGTGGGATAAAACTGCGGGTGAATGGATCGGAGCGCACATGGAATTTCCCTCGGATCTGGTGTCACCGGTTCGATATTACGTGGAGCCCCTTGGTCCAAGCAAAGGGAAGAAACGGTTCTACTGTAGAGCAAGATTTAAAGACGTGACAAACAAATCCTCGTAAGATCTTGCTTTATTTAGCGGTTCAACTATGTACACATATTTGAGAAATTCCTGTAACGAAAGGTCAGGAGTTCACTGTCTGTTCCCGATCTACTTGGGACCATATTTACAAATCGAAACAAAAGCCAAACCGTGCCAGCGTTTTAGCAGTTGACGTAGATAGCTGGGAGGAAATATTAGTATTAAAACTTTAAATTGAAATTGGACGTGGTCTGCGACTTAGGCTTACCGTTTGCAAAGAGGGAATACGTGTCTGCGTTGAGGAGGGCCTGCTCAGGACTAAGTTTTCTGATGCCGTCGTATCCGTACGCATGATCCCGACAGTAAGGATCATAGACACCAGGGTTGTGGGTGAACTCATGGAGGCAAGTAGTAGCCTGGTCTTGCGCGTGGCATTCATCGCTGATTACTGGCAGGTCGTAGTAAATTGGGCAGTTGACGACGACGTTAAGAGATGGGAGGGTGTACGCAATGGTGTTTGGTGTACACTGATTACCGCGATCGTTGCAGAAGTAGCGGGTCGCGCCGCTATCGGTTGAGGATGATTCCTGAGCAACAGCATTGAGTCGGGCAACAATAGTCTCAACAGTCTGTGCATCAGACTTCATGAAGTACTCCTCAACCTTCCGGGTATTATTCTGAGCGGCCTGCGCTGCAGCTCTTGAAAGCTGAGCAGAGTACTCGAGTGCCTTCAAAAGAGTCTCCCTTTGTTCCCCTCTGCAAGCACTCTCCACTCTGGTGCGTGCACTAATCGGATTGATTGCCTTGGAGACTGTGGCGGCAAGGGCACCGTCAATGTCAAGGTCAAGTTTGTTGGACTTGAAAGCGACAGCTCCAGCAATCGTGGTTCCATCGCCTTCCGCAAATGGGATGGCGCCCTGGGAGAAAACAGTATAGGCGCCACCACTGGCTAGATCAGCGGTAGAGGCGATATCAAATTCCCTTTCAACAGTCTGACCGGGACTGAGGGAAACAAAAAGGCTCGGCTCGAGGTTCTTCATGAGAACACGCCGCAGCATACCTTCAAATTTCACGGGTTGGCCTGGCAAGTACATCGGAGTCAGTTAGGTTTTGAAGGAAACATGATTGAGATTAGCAATACCGTCCTTGAAGACACCAACCTTCTGGATTGGGCCGTCGTCGAAGAAATTGTTATATTTCAGCAACTTCAACTGACGGTCGGCCTTGTTGGTAATAACCGCCTTGATGCGGGTGTTACCAATAGCACTGAGTTGAACATCAAGCTCCGACCCAGTCGCCTGGGGAATGGTAAGAGAGAGGACGGGGTTTGCTAGGGCCGCCAGGGCCGCCACAATCGAGGGAAACAACATAACGAATTGAGGAGCAAAGTGTGAATAGGGGAAATTATCAGCCGGGGTACGCCAAGCAGAGTTTGATTCACCTAAAGGTCTGCTTGCTTTCTAGGGCAAACGACAGGAATGAAAAGTGATAAGCCTTCTTGGTGGTCGGAAGGGTTATATGTTCGTTCAGCATGATGCTTCGGCTCGTAATTCCTCCATCGGCCGAGGTGACCATCACCGTTAGCCGCCGAAAACAATGATTCTTCATGGATTTCCAGGGTTGCATCACCGTTGATTTTAGTTGCCAAGGGATACCGATCAACATAAACGCCGTGTTCTGCTCGAGACTTATTCCCGGGGGGTTGGGACGAGGATAATATTCCCTTGTGGTGGCGGGTAAAGGGTAAAAGGAATGGCCACCAGCCATGAGAGCATCGACGGCAGCTGCCAGTGCACCGGCCATAGCTGATGCATGCGAGGGTGCCAAGTCTAGACGGATATGCTCGATAATCATTGTAGAGAAAGGACGAAAGAAAATATCGCTGCGTAACGCCGGTAATTTGGTTGCTCACGTACTGTCTCGACCGACAAGCCTGCTAGAGTTTCTATCGGGTAGTTGTGCCGAAGCTGACGTGGGAGCAGCGTATCTTAATTCCAACCCGGCTTCGAGTAAGGACCCAAATGCGGAGCGAAGTATGTACATCCTATGGCTGAGCATACAGTGTATATGAATATATATGTATAGATTTTGTGTCTATACATCCAGCACATACGGATACCATGCAGTCCACGCACCTGGACAAATGGTCGAGCGGGAAAAAACCGAAGCCTTCTTTAAAGTGGTGGCTCCCCTTCAGCACCGAATCACCGACGACATTATCAGGCCGGCTGAGGCGGAAGGTTGCCACGAGAAGAATAAACAAAAGTCGGCGATCAAAATGGGGACGCTAAGGTTTCAAGGCGTCTAATCTTGCTGATCTGCTTCAGAGATCGACACACCAGAAACGCGTGGAGACGGCGCAAAGAGGGCTTTGAAGTTGTAAGGGAAAAGGTCGCCCCTGGATCCCTGCCGTGAGGAAGCGAATGACAGGGATCTCATCCTCATCTTGGCCCCCGGCTCTGGCGGGGGTTTCATTGATTGATCTCCGATGCAGGCTTGGACAGTTTTTAATGAGCACCAGTGATTCAATCGAAGCAGGCGGCTTTGTTCCGTATGCTTCTAGAAAACGATACCAACTCTGCATGCCAGGGCTTTAGACAGCCAGTTTATGAAGAGATCTTCGGAACTGCTCGCTCTTAGTAAAGCTTGTTTTCTTTCAGGAGTGGCCATCTGGAGAAATCTGCGCAGGCACAGAAGTCTTCGTTCTGCCGCAGATGGAACCGTCCGGCTCCCGATACCCTGGAATTTGCGTTTATATCTCCCCAAGGAGAGAAAGAATCTACCGACAATCGTGGGGAAATGGTCCATCGCGCGGGGGTCCAACCCTAGCCCTGGCCCCGACCTCCGTCCATCGAAAACATGCATCGTAGGTATCTTTCTTTGTCCAGCCCCGCACCCGGATAGCATGTAGCATTGATAGCCGCATTGTACGTCGAATCTACGGTCACGTACCCCTCTTTGAGCCCCCAGAGACCAAGATAAATATACTTGTTATGTAGACGAAGATCATCGGAATAGGCTAGCACTCCCAATCTGAAA is a genomic window of Coccidioides posadasii str. Silveira chromosome 3, complete sequence containing:
- the MEP2 gene encoding ammonium transporter (SECRETED:SignalP(1-19)~EggNog:ENOG410PNJQ~COG:O~MEROPS:MER0001399), which produces MLFPSIVAALAALANPVLSLTIPQATGSELDVQLSAIGNTRIKAVITNKADRQLKLLKYNNFFDDGPIQKVGVFKDGQPVKFEGMLRRVLMKNLEPSLFVSLSPGQTVEREFDIASTADLASGGAYTVFSQGAIPFAEGDGTTIAGAVAFKSNKLDLDIDGALAATVSKAINPISARTRVESACRGEQRETLLKALEYSAQLSRAAAQAAQNNTRKVEEYFMKSDAQTVETIVARLNAVAQESSSTDSGATRYFCNDRGNQCTPNTIAYTLPSLNVVVNCPIYYDLPVISDECHAQDQATTCLHEFTHNPGVYDPYCRDHAYGYDGIRKLSPEQALLNADTYSLFANAIYVNC